A window of Pseudodesulfovibrio hydrargyri contains these coding sequences:
- the nikR gene encoding nickel-responsive transcriptional regulator NikR, with amino-acid sequence MGKTIRFGVSLDSDLLEKFDQHCEERSYQTRSEAIRDLIRNTLVQREWEQAEGDLAGTLTLVYDHHKSGLSQKLTEIQHEAHHVIQSSLHVHLDHYNCLEVIILKGDAEVIKELGQKLISTKGVKHGNLALTTTGKDLI; translated from the coding sequence ATGGGCAAGACCATCCGATTCGGCGTGTCGCTGGATTCCGACCTGTTGGAGAAGTTCGACCAGCACTGCGAGGAGCGCAGCTACCAGACCCGCTCCGAGGCCATCCGCGACCTGATCCGCAACACCCTGGTCCAGCGCGAGTGGGAGCAGGCCGAGGGCGACCTGGCCGGGACCCTGACCCTGGTCTACGACCACCACAAGTCCGGCCTGTCCCAGAAACTGACCGAGATCCAGCACGAGGCGCACCACGTCATCCAGTCATCGCTGCACGTCCATCTCGACCATTACAATTGCCTGGAAGTGATCATCCTCAAGGGCGACGCCGAGGTCATCAAGGAACTCGGCCAGAAACTCATTTCCACCAAGGGCGTCAAGCACGGCAACCTCGCCTTGACAACCACCGGCAAAGACTTGATTTAA
- the folE2 gene encoding GTP cyclohydrolase FolE2 translates to MEDVQKSQASIAMPIDRVGVKGLRLPITVRHRESGVQHTVAQVSMSVDLPAEFKGTHMSRFVEALEHWEGTLDYNSFLSLLDDVVDRLQARSAHLRFVFPYFLRRKSPVTKTGGMMDYTCRVDGYLKDGKLTFTLGADVPVMTVCPCSKAISDEGAHSQRAEVRIRTRFDGFLWLEDLIEIGERAGSCQVYSLLKREDEKYVTETAFAHPTFVEDVVREAAKGLDEHPKVTWYKVEVESFESIHNHSAFAVIESDG, encoded by the coding sequence ATGGAAGACGTACAGAAGAGTCAGGCGTCCATCGCCATGCCCATCGACCGGGTGGGGGTCAAGGGGTTGCGGCTGCCGATCACCGTCCGGCACCGCGAGTCCGGGGTCCAGCACACCGTGGCCCAGGTGTCCATGTCCGTGGACCTGCCCGCCGAGTTCAAGGGCACGCACATGAGCCGTTTCGTGGAGGCCCTGGAGCACTGGGAAGGAACGCTCGACTACAACTCCTTCCTGTCCCTGCTCGACGACGTCGTGGACCGGCTCCAGGCCCGCAGCGCCCACCTGCGTTTCGTGTTCCCCTATTTCCTGCGCCGCAAGTCGCCGGTCACCAAGACGGGCGGCATGATGGACTACACCTGCCGGGTGGACGGCTATCTCAAGGACGGCAAGCTGACCTTCACCCTGGGCGCGGACGTGCCGGTCATGACCGTCTGCCCGTGCTCCAAGGCCATCTCGGACGAGGGTGCGCACTCCCAGCGGGCCGAGGTCCGCATCCGGACGCGGTTCGACGGCTTCCTCTGGCTCGAGGACCTCATCGAGATCGGCGAGCGCGCCGGTTCCTGCCAGGTCTACTCCCTGCTCAAGCGCGAGGACGAGAAATACGTCACCGAGACCGCCTTCGCCCACCCGACCTTTGTCGAGGACGTGGTCCGCGAGGCCGCCAAGGGGCTGGACGAGCACCCCAAGGTCACCTGGTACAAGGTCGAGGTGGAGTCCTTCGAATCCATCCACAACCATTCGGCGTTCGCGGTCATCGAGAGCGACGGGTAG
- a CDS encoding flagellar basal body rod protein FlgC, whose product MSDASISALSALSTVQDVTANNIANMNTDGFKASAVSLESGPGGQGVDVASITESTTPGSMVGGVETSNTDLGREMVDMITTSRAFEANTTFIRADEEMTGHLLNMIA is encoded by the coding sequence ATGTCCGACGCCAGCATCTCGGCCTTGTCCGCCCTGTCCACCGTGCAGGACGTCACGGCCAACAACATCGCCAACATGAACACCGACGGCTTCAAGGCCTCGGCGGTGTCGCTCGAGTCCGGCCCCGGCGGGCAGGGCGTGGATGTGGCCTCCATCACCGAGTCCACCACGCCCGGCTCCATGGTGGGCGGCGTGGAGACCTCCAATACCGACCTGGGCCGCGAGATGGTCGACATGATCACCACCAGCCGCGCCTTCGAGGCCAACACCACCTTCATCCGTGCGGATGAGGAGATGACCGGCCATCTGCTCAACATGATCGCCTGA
- a CDS encoding NAD(P)/FAD-dependent oxidoreductase: MNKAVKTDFDVIIVGGGPAGLFAAYYLGEHSDLDVLLIDKGKRSLKRNCPLSGDQECVKCRPCNILCGVGGAGLFSDGKLNYIHKLGKTDLTQFVGTSEAIKLIDETEEIFNKFGMDGKVFPTDMEEAKQIRKQARKHGIDLLVIKQKHLGSDNLPGHIAGMADHIQDKGVVFHTSENVTDVVVKSGRVAGVVTNRQEYTAKNVILAPGRVGAEWVANEVRKHGIGVSQRGIEVGVRVEVHNEIMQDLCSVIYDPTFFVRTNKYDDQTRTFCTNAGGYVALENYQDFVCVNGHALMNKKSDNTNFAFLSKVVLNDPVEDNQAYGESIGRLATLIGGGKPILQRFGDLRRGRRSTWDRIGNGYIEPTLKNVVPGDIAMALPERILTNLMDGLEQLNNVVPGVSNDETLLYAPEIKFFATQVDTRKHLETSVDGLFVAGDGPGVAGNIVGAAATALIPAKEIIRRS; this comes from the coding sequence ATGAACAAGGCAGTAAAGACCGATTTCGACGTCATCATCGTGGGCGGCGGCCCGGCCGGGCTGTTCGCCGCGTACTACCTGGGCGAGCACTCCGACCTGGACGTGCTGCTCATCGACAAGGGCAAACGCTCGCTCAAGCGCAACTGTCCCCTTTCCGGAGATCAGGAATGCGTCAAGTGCCGACCGTGCAACATCCTGTGCGGCGTGGGCGGGGCAGGGCTGTTTTCCGACGGCAAGCTCAACTACATCCACAAGCTCGGCAAGACCGATCTGACTCAGTTCGTGGGCACGTCCGAGGCCATCAAGCTGATTGACGAGACCGAGGAGATCTTCAACAAGTTCGGCATGGACGGCAAGGTCTTCCCGACCGACATGGAAGAGGCCAAGCAGATCCGCAAGCAGGCGCGCAAGCACGGCATCGACCTGCTGGTCATCAAGCAGAAGCACCTCGGCAGCGACAACCTGCCCGGGCACATCGCGGGCATGGCCGACCACATCCAGGACAAGGGCGTGGTCTTTCACACCTCGGAGAACGTCACCGACGTGGTCGTCAAAAGCGGCAGGGTCGCGGGTGTGGTCACCAACCGCCAGGAATACACGGCCAAGAACGTCATCCTCGCCCCGGGCCGGGTGGGCGCGGAATGGGTTGCCAACGAGGTGCGCAAGCACGGCATCGGCGTGTCCCAGCGCGGCATCGAGGTCGGCGTGCGCGTGGAGGTCCACAACGAGATCATGCAGGACCTCTGCTCGGTCATCTACGATCCGACCTTCTTCGTGCGCACCAACAAGTACGACGACCAGACCCGCACCTTCTGCACCAATGCGGGCGGCTACGTGGCTCTCGAGAATTACCAGGACTTCGTCTGCGTCAACGGCCACGCGCTGATGAACAAGAAGTCGGACAACACCAACTTCGCCTTCCTGTCCAAGGTGGTCCTGAACGATCCGGTGGAGGACAACCAGGCCTACGGCGAATCCATCGGCCGCCTGGCCACCCTCATCGGCGGGGGCAAGCCCATCCTCCAGCGGTTCGGCGACCTGCGCCGGGGCCGCCGGTCCACCTGGGACCGCATCGGCAACGGCTATATCGAGCCCACGCTCAAGAACGTGGTCCCAGGCGACATCGCCATGGCCCTGCCCGAGCGCATCCTGACCAACCTCATGGACGGCCTGGAACAGCTCAACAACGTGGTCCCGGGCGTGTCCAACGACGAGACCCTGCTCTACGCCCCGGAGATCAAGTTCTTCGCCACCCAGGTGGACACCCGCAAGCACCTGGAAACCAGCGTGGACGGCCTGTTCGTGGCCGGCGACGGACCCGGCGTGGCCGGCAACATCGTCGGTGCCGCCGCCACCGCCCTCATCCCGGCCAAGGAAATCATCCGCCGCTCGTAG
- a CDS encoding sigma-54-dependent Fis family transcriptional regulator, whose protein sequence is METETHFPGVQDGTGLSCAEKQSGKAGECSTGTCRGRIVPLLRRMNELLSERDDFSGALDCLLAYMRNDMGIRRGMVSLYDRESGRIFVHRSIGLTPAEEDRGVYLMGEGITGKVVETARPIVVSRIGDEPTFLNRTESLSGKQDLDCSFMCVPIVRGSKVLGTISAERRYDDKWFVDKHLDVLVVMSYILAHALELYLIENVDKVQWENRTRQLISRIKEQFKPPNIIGNSAPMREVYALIRKVAPTRTTALLLGESGVGKEMIADALHYGGPTPEGPLVKFNCAAMPENLVESELFGHEKGAFTGATQSRKGKFEEADGGTIFLDEIGELALGAQAKLLRVLQDRQFERVGGNSSITVSIRIIAATNRDLAEMVAEGTFRQDLYYRLNVFPIMVPPLRERGNDIVTLAEHFVARYAVETEKRITSISTSALNMLTRHDWPGNVRELENVLHRAVILADDETIHSHDLPLSLQSPQLADSGMPNGLEARLRSIEYEMIVEALRQHRGNTTEAAQALGLTRRTMGLRMKRFNLNYKSFRQVVDKRAL, encoded by the coding sequence ATGGAAACGGAAACCCATTTTCCGGGGGTGCAGGACGGCACGGGATTGTCCTGTGCGGAAAAGCAAAGCGGCAAGGCCGGGGAATGCTCCACCGGGACGTGCCGGGGGCGGATCGTTCCGCTGCTGCGGCGGATGAACGAACTGCTTTCCGAGCGCGACGACTTCAGCGGGGCCCTGGACTGCCTGCTGGCCTACATGCGCAACGACATGGGCATCCGGCGCGGCATGGTCAGCCTGTACGACCGCGAGAGCGGGCGCATCTTCGTGCACCGGAGCATCGGCCTGACCCCGGCCGAGGAGGACCGGGGCGTGTATCTCATGGGCGAGGGCATCACCGGCAAGGTGGTCGAGACCGCGCGGCCCATCGTCGTCTCCCGCATCGGCGACGAGCCCACCTTCCTCAACCGCACGGAATCCTTGTCCGGCAAGCAGGACCTGGACTGCTCCTTCATGTGCGTGCCCATCGTGCGCGGCAGCAAGGTGCTGGGCACCATCAGCGCGGAGCGGCGCTACGACGACAAGTGGTTCGTGGACAAGCACCTCGACGTGCTCGTGGTCATGTCCTACATCCTGGCCCACGCGCTGGAGCTGTACCTGATCGAAAACGTGGACAAGGTGCAGTGGGAGAACCGCACCCGGCAGCTCATCAGCCGCATCAAGGAACAGTTCAAGCCGCCGAACATCATCGGCAACTCGGCCCCCATGCGCGAGGTCTATGCTCTGATCCGCAAGGTCGCGCCGACCCGGACCACGGCCCTGCTTCTCGGCGAGAGCGGGGTGGGCAAGGAGATGATCGCGGACGCGCTGCACTACGGCGGGCCGACGCCCGAGGGGCCGCTGGTCAAGTTCAACTGCGCGGCCATGCCCGAGAACCTGGTGGAGAGCGAGCTGTTCGGCCACGAGAAGGGGGCCTTTACCGGGGCGACCCAGTCCCGCAAGGGCAAGTTCGAGGAGGCCGACGGCGGGACCATCTTCCTGGACGAGATCGGGGAGCTCGCCCTGGGAGCCCAGGCCAAGCTGTTGCGCGTGCTCCAGGACCGCCAGTTCGAGCGGGTCGGCGGCAACAGTTCCATCACCGTCTCCATCCGGATCATCGCGGCCACCAACCGGGACCTGGCCGAGATGGTCGCGGAAGGGACCTTCCGCCAGGATCTCTACTACCGGCTCAACGTCTTTCCGATCATGGTCCCGCCCCTGCGCGAGCGGGGCAATGACATCGTCACCCTGGCCGAGCACTTCGTGGCCCGCTACGCCGTGGAGACCGAAAAAAGGATCACCTCCATCTCCACCTCGGCCCTGAACATGCTCACCCGCCACGACTGGCCGGGCAACGTGCGCGAGCTGGAGAACGTCCTGCACCGGGCCGTGATCCTGGCCGACGACGAGACCATCCACAGCCACGACCTGCCCCTGTCCCTCCAGTCGCCCCAGCTTGCGGACAGCGGTATGCCCAACGGCCTGGAGGCGCGCCTGCGGTCCATCGAATACGAGATGATCGTCGAGGCCCTGCGCCAGCATCGCGGCAACACCACCGAGGCGGCTCAAGCCCTGGGGCTGACCCGGCGGACCATGGGGCTGCGCATGAAGCGCTTCAACCTGAATTACAAGTCCTTCCGCCAGGTTGTGGACAAGCGGGCCTTGTAG
- a CDS encoding gamma-glutamylcyclotransferase family protein, giving the protein MQPITVRTESLPRKERQAASRIIYFAYGSNMNPEQIRQRCTGADVLGPARLPGLALGFFGNNRLWDGGLETVIPAPGHTLWGVVYSLGPTDADSLDAWQGVRLNGTGDYFHSPATVYDATGEGRYAVLYKKDLLGDPVPPSREYLHFIVEGARAHGLPRAYVDELAGLPRAPARFIVPRSPAEARDGTLSTSCPDCTSLIDENGQLTCDLSGGAS; this is encoded by the coding sequence ATGCAACCGATCACGGTCCGGACCGAAAGCCTGCCCAGGAAGGAACGGCAGGCGGCATCCAGGATCATCTATTTCGCCTACGGTTCGAACATGAACCCGGAACAGATAAGACAGCGCTGCACCGGCGCGGACGTCCTGGGCCCGGCCCGGCTCCCCGGCCTCGCCCTGGGCTTTTTCGGCAACAACCGGCTCTGGGACGGCGGCCTGGAGACCGTGATCCCGGCCCCCGGGCACACCCTGTGGGGCGTGGTCTACTCCCTGGGGCCCACGGACGCGGACAGCCTGGACGCCTGGCAGGGGGTCCGGCTCAACGGGACCGGCGACTATTTTCACAGCCCGGCCACGGTCTACGATGCAACGGGCGAGGGCCGCTACGCCGTCCTGTACAAGAAGGACCTGCTCGGCGACCCGGTGCCGCCAAGCAGGGAATACCTCCATTTCATCGTCGAAGGAGCGCGCGCCCACGGGCTGCCGCGGGCATACGTCGATGAACTGGCCGGACTGCCCCGGGCCCCGGCCCGCTTCATCGTGCCCAGGAGCCCGGCCGAGGCGCGCGACGGCACGCTCTCCACGTCCTGCCCCGACTGCACGAGCCTGATCGACGAGAACGGGCAACTGACCTGTGATCTTTCCGGCGGAGCCTCCTAA